One Lucilia cuprina isolate Lc7/37 chromosome 4, ASM2204524v1, whole genome shotgun sequence DNA segment encodes these proteins:
- the LOC111676395 gene encoding cadherin-87A, whose product MPKNRTLIYLLLLLANSVLIICETNYPPIFRQVNNNIVLSENTPVGSVVYQLEGSDPEGSNVTFGSIGSEHFEVDPISGNITLIKPLDREERDSLKFLITIRDQVSEDGESELDNIVQETITIIVSDENDNPPEFQNTPYGADVNEDTPIGTVIFNSILVKDRDTVGESLDLKCIPQEQSPDACDKFRLDILKREPTILTANVVLNQPLNYNQRTIYHFLIEATDGVHQTSTNFEVRVKDVQDKPPVFLEYKSNVIDEDSPINTLVLKIQARDGDTGEPRKIVYDLLTNPMDYFLLDEHTGELRTAKPLDREALPDGAGIMKLTVRAREVVNGVPSNDPMESSTATVTITIRDVNDSPPTFNRKEYNVSLPENTATGTPLALDMNVTDRDVGINSKFSLRLEDVSEVFEVEPQLVTGFSQVHIRVANGSLDYENPNQRKFIVLVIAEETDTNPKLSSTATITVSVLDVNDNKPMFEQESYSASVSESALPGQYITTITAKDMDSGNFGDAGLRYSLSGNGAELFHVDEKTGVVTLADCSKIKETTSDNTRRKRQYEDITSYLMSAQGDEEHNDADYEYRLLKSPDAIDVNNELMPEPSALPKTCLDYETETTYFLSYKATDDEGKGTNSVVSLRISVTDANDSPPVCESPYYRASVDEGSRVFEAPLIVKARDADTVSDITYSIVGDKHIQDTFVIDNQTGQITIRPNATLDVTHLKNDNLVFSVQAHDGLFSTNCHINITVRDVNNHEPKFLADTYSAVVEENSEIGRSVEKLEAEDLDSGINAEIRYRIQQGSFDDFRIDETTGEVFVSRKLDYDNRNTYQIEVIAMDLGTPSLSGTATLTVSIVNSNDKDPYFTPATQHAEVREDTPVGTVFYTLMAIDPDVSARDALDFAAVGISAIDKDGKEVENSEQFKEYFTITRSGKVVVNKKLNRNLFAVIRINVLVTDSTAPTVQQGSGLLIIQIIDVNEVAPKFSLPWTIDNPVIKLQMVEEQPVGTVLTTLQAYDEDSTIGEYDISANDYFDINKTTGVVTLTKRLDYETIKEVKFVATVSDTGVPSLTSTADVLVDVINLNDNEPQFTQSEYYFNITENSPVGTVAGKVEAFDKDLGAFGEITYSLIGENNKYFTIDSYTGNIMVADSSILDREKVKQITLTAVAKDKAPLTVQKSTTAAIYLNVLDVNDNAPEFTQNEYTSVVAENAALNPPAALLQVKAFDLDEGIFGDVRYVITAGNDQQLFKLDSQTGIIYPARSLNGQKGVFELIISARDTQGSGTMEAFTKAIITVKGVNQHRPQFLIPALSNATIEIPGDSVKKDYLVLTVKAADNDTDENGQIFYHLQVNDQNLQETEEFKIDLETGELRTNKELHRKEKSNFDLILVARDAGNPTPFETLRFLTVSIIDANENRPEFPDASNPYRIQIVENNERNVKIGKIQATARNKHNKDVFYYMLLGNEDGAFVVDKTTGDIFTNKSLDRETTDSYTLYILASIKRDLHISDEERASFSIKTLDRDNTVAKVIITVLDENDNAPVFMNDIYYAGVNSKAVIGTEIILVNATDADIGKNSQIEYMITSSNLYKFGANKTTGSIVPSPFAISSEGRISTGAFMAEYNQDRFELEVIAKEVEAPQRIARAKVIVWIYDYSQLVRVILSRPREEVTQQQDEIIAELRNATQHRIIVDELRYHVDSMGRIRMDWSDLFFHAVEPNTKQISPVDEILKVIDANYDYLRDYYAGFAIENVVPAYITIVQEEFDLAVAGLVALVIVLFVGVVSFIVLCCCLKHWNLSVPTENRRKEALIKKQIIEDLNTTENPLWIEQKLKLYEEQELTMQVFSEPDHISTSDVPGHMDHCGSIEHVHQTIDNTYATIQPRHGNHGGNGVGVNVATNNAHNSHHGRGMEPPPPQHISDFADYATLRNNRVPSMFEFTGSTFQAPIRDGDDVVTELI is encoded by the exons ATGCCTAAAAATAGAACTTTGATCTATTTGCTGTTGCTTTTAGCTAACAGTGTTTTGATTATTT GCGAAACAAATTATCCTCCAATCTTTCGTCAAgtcaataataatattgtactTTCGGAAAATACGCCTGTCGGTTCGGTGGTCTATCAATTGGAAGGTTCTGATCCTGAGGGTAGTAATGTTACATTCGGTTCTATAGGTTCGGAACATTTTGAAGTTGATCCTATATCGGGTAATATTACTCTAATTAAGCCTTTGGATCGTGAAGAAAGGGatagtttaaaatttctaatcaCAATACGTGATCAAGTGTCCGAAGATGGTGAATCAGAATTAGATAATATAGTTCAAGAGACTATAACGATTATAGTATCGGATGAGAATGACAATCCACCAGAATTTCAAAAT aCCCCCTATGGAGCTGATGTTAATGAAGATACCCCCATTGGTACGGTTATTTTCAATTCCATATTAGTTAAAGATCGTGATACTGTAGGAGAGAGTTTGGATTTGAAATGCATACCACAAGAACAATCACCAGATGCCTGTGATaa ATTCCGTTTAGATATCCTGAAAAGAGAGCCCACAATTTTAACAGCCAATGTTGTTTTAAATCAGCCTTTGAATTACAATCAACGTACAATTTATCATTTCCTAATAGAGGCCACT gaTGGCGTTCATCAAACTAGCACAAATTTCGAGGTACGTGTTAAAGATGTTCAAGACAAGCCTCCCGTATTCTTAGAATACAAATCGAATGTTATTGACGAGGACAGTCCCATTAACactttagttttgaaaatacaAGCCAGAGATGGTGATACTGGAGAGCccagaaaaattgtttatgatttATTGACAA ATCCCATGGACTATTTTCTATTGGATGAACATACGGGTGAATTAAGAACGGCCAAACCTTTAGATCGTGAAGCTTTACCAGATGGTGCTGGTATTATGAAGCTGACCGTAAGA GCCCGTGAAGTTGTTAATGGTGTACCCAGTAATGATCCCATGGAGAGTAGCACTGCTACTGTTACCATAACTATACGTGATGTTAACGACTCACCACCCACTTTCAATAGAAAAGAATATAATGTTTCTCTACCTGAAAATACCGCCACCGGTACACCTTTAGCTTTGGATATGAATGTTACCGATCGTGATGTGGGCAttaattctaaattttctttGCGTCTAGAGGATGTTTCAGAGGTTTTCGAAGTAGAACCACAATTGGTGACAGGTTTCTCACAGGTACACATACGTGTAGCCAATGGTAGTTTGGATTATGAAAATCCCAATCAGCGTAAATTTATTGTATTGGTTATAGCCGAGGAAACCGATACAAATCCCAAATTATCCTCTACGGCTACCATTACAGTGTCAGTATTAGATGTAAATGACAATAAGCCCATGTTTGAGCAAGAATCCTATTCCGCATCTGTTTCCGAGTCCGCTTTGCCGGGACAATATATTACTACTATAACGGCCAAAGATATGGATTCGGGTAATTTTGGTGATGCTGGTCTGCGTTATAGTTTATCGGGAAATGGAGCCGAACTATTTCATGTAGATGAAAAGACTGGTGTAGTTACTCTGGCCGATTGCAGTAAGATTAAAGAAACTACAAGTGATAATACAAGACGTAAACGACAATATGAAGATATAACTAGTTATTTGATGAGTGCTCAAGGCGATGAAGAGCATAATGATGCTGATTACGAATATAGACTGTTAAAGAGTCCCGATGCCATAGATGTCAATAATGAATTGATGCCAGAACCGTCGGCATTGCCTAAAACATGTTTGGATTATGAAACAGAAACTACTTATTTCTTATCGTATAAGGCTACCGATGATGAGGGTAAAGGTACCAATTCAGTGGTATCTTTACGTATTTCGGTAACAGATGCCAATGATTCACCTCCCGTCTGTGAAAGTCCTTATTATAGAGCCTCGGTAGATGAGGGTTCAAGAGTATTTGAGGCTCCTTTAATAGTAAAAGCTCGAGATGCTGATACTGTTTCGGATATAACCTATAG taTTGTTGGTGACAAACATATTCAGGACACATTTGTCATAGACAATCAAACTGGCCAAATTACCATAAGACCCAATGCCACTCTCGATGTTACCCATTTGAAAAACGATAATCTAGTCTTTTCCGTACAGGCTCATGATGGCCTTTTCTCTACCAATTGTCATATTAATATTACAGTACGAGATGTTAATAATCATGAGCCCAAATTTTTAGCTGACACTTATTCTGCTGTAGTGGAGGAAAATTCCGAAATTGGCAGAAGTGTAGAGAAATTGGAAGCGGAAGATTTAGATTCGGGCATAAATGCGGAAATAAG ATACCGCATACAGCAGGGTAGTTTTGATGATTTTCGCATTGATGAGACTACGGGCGAAGTGTTTGTTTCCCGTAAATTGGATTATGACAATCGTAATACTTATCAGATTGAAGTTATTGCCATGGATTTGGGTACGCCCAGCTTATCGGGCACAGCCACTTTGACTGTTAGTATTGTGAATAGCAATGACAAAGATCCATACTTTACGCCAGCGACACAACATGCAGAG GTACGTGAAGACACTCCCGTTGGCACTGTTTTCTATACTTTAATGGCCATCGATCCCGATGTCTCTGCCAGAGATGCTTTAGATTTTGCTGCCGTTGGTATTTCAGCCATTGACAAGGATGGCAAAGAGGTGGAAAATAGTGaacaatttaaagaatattttaccaTAACACGCAGCGGTAAAGTAGTGGTCAATAAAAAACTCAATCGTAATCTATTTGCA GTCATACGTATTAATGTTTTGGTAACCGATAGTACAGCACCCACGGTACAACAAGGCAGTGGTTTATTAATTATCCAAATTATAGATGTCAATGAGGTGGCACCG AAATTCAGTTTACCCTGGACCATCGACAATCCCGTAATTAAACTTCAGATGGTAGAAGAACAACCCGTGGGAACAGTACTCACAACCTTGCAGGCCTACGATGAAGACTCTACCATTGGCGAATATGATATCTCAGCCAACGATTACTTTGATATCAACAAAACTACAGGAGTGGTTACTCTAACCAAACGCCTCGATTATGAAACTATTAAAGAAGTTAAATTTGTAGCCACAGTTAGTGATACCGGTGTTCCTTCGTTAACTTCCACAGCAGATGTTTTAGTCGATGTTATTAATCTCAACGATAATGAACCACAATTTACACAAagtgaatattattttaatatcacAGAAAATTCTCCCGTTGGCACAGTGGCGGGTAAAGTAGAGGCTTTTGATAAGGATTTGGGTGCCTTTGGCGAGATTACCTATTCTTTGATtggagaaaataataaatattttaccatTGATTCCTATACGGGTAATATAATGGTGGCCGATTCTTCTATATTGGATAGGGAAAAGGTAAAACAAATTACCTTAACAGCAGTGGCAAAAGATAAGGCACCTCTAACGGTACAGAAATCTACTACAGCAGCT ATTTATCTCAATGTTTTAGATGTTAATGACAATGCTCCCGAGTTTACACAAAATGAATATACCTCCGTAGTGGCAGAAAATGCGGCTTTAAATCCTCCTGCTGCCTTATTGCAGGTCAAGGCTTTCGATTTAGATGAGGGCATATTTGGTGATGTACGTTATGTTATAACGGCGGGCAATGATCAACAGCTTTTTAAATTAGATTCACAAACGGGTATTATATATCCAGCACGCAGTCTTAATGGCCAGAAAGGAGTTTTTGAATTGATTATATCAGCCCGTGATACTCAGGGCTCTGGTACCATGGAAGCCTTTACTAAAGCTATTATTACAGTTAAGGGTGTTAATCAACACAGACCGCAGTTTCTTATACCAGCTTTATCGAATGCCACCATTGAAATACCTGGA gATTCTGTGAAGAAGgattatttagttttaactgTTAAGGCGGCCGATAATGATACCGATGAGAATGGTCAAATCTTTTATCACTTACAAGTCAATGATCAAAATCTGCAGGAAAcagaagaatttaaaatagatcTCGAAACGGGTGAATTAAGAACAAATAAAGAGCTGCATCGTAAAGAGAAATCAAA CTTTGATTTAATACTAGTAGCCCGTGATGCCGGCAATCCCACACCATTTGAAACTTTGCGTTTCCTTACGGTCAGCATTATAGATGCTAATGAAAATCGCCCAGAATTCCCCGATGCCAGCAATCCCTATCGTATACAAATTGTCGAAAATAATGAACGTAATGTAAAAATCGGCAAAATACAAGCCACTGCACGCAATAAACACAATAAGGATGTCTTCTACTATATGCTACTGGGTAATGAAGATGGTGCCTTTGTAGTGGACAAAACTACAGGAGATATTTTTACCAATAAATCGCTGGATAGAGAAACTACCGATTCGTATACTTTATACATATTGGCGAGTATTAAACGTGATCTTCATATATCGGACGAAGAAAGAGCTTCCTTTTCGATAAAGACTTTAGATCGTGATAATACAGTGGCCAAGGTTATTATAACGGTATTGGATGAAAATGATAATGCACCAGTTTTTATGAATGACATATACTATGCTGGAGTTAATTCGAAGGCGGTAATTGGTACTGAAATTATTTTAGTCAATGCTACAGATGCTGATATTGGCAAGAATTCACAGATTGAATATATGATTACGTCGTCGAATTTGTATAAGTTTGGAGCGAATAAGACTACGGGTTCCATAGTGCCAAGTCCATTTG CCATTTCCAGTGAAGGTAGAATATCAACTGGCGCCTTTATGGCCGAATACAATCAAGATCGTTTTGAATTAGAGGTGATAGCCAAGGAGGTGGAGGCACCACAACGTATAGCTAGAGCCAAAGTTATA GTTTGGATCTACGACTATAGTCAACTAGTGCGTGTCATACTTTCACGACCTCGCGAAGAAGTAACCCAGCAACAAGATGAAATCATAGCCGAACTGCGTAATGCCACTCAACATCGTATTATTGTGGATGAGCTGCGCTATCATGTTGACTCGATGGGACGCATACGTATGGATTGGTCTGATCTATTTTTCCATGCGGTCGAACCTAATACTAAACAAATTTCACCCGTTGATGAGATACTCAAAGTTATAGATGCtaattatgattatttaagg GATTATTATGCTGGTTTTGCAATTGAAAATGTTGTCCCTGCTTATATAACAATTGTCCAAGAAGAGTTTGATTTAGCTGTAGCTGGTCTTGTGGCTTTAGTTATTGTTCTATTTGTGGGGGTAGTTAGTTTTATTGTGCTCTGTTGTTGTCTTAAACATTG gAATCTCTCTGTGCCTACCGAAAATAGACGTAAAGAAgccttaataaaaaaacaaatcattgaAGATTTAAATACAACCGAAAATCCTTTATGGATTGAACA aaaactaaaaCTGTATGAAGAACAGGAACTAACCATGCAAGTATTTTCCGAACCGGATCATATTTCCACCTCAGATGTACCA gGACACATGGATCATTGTGGTTCCATCGAGCATGTACatcaaactatagacaatacttaTGCCACTATACAACCAAGACATGGTAATCATGGCGGTAATGGTGTGGGTGTTAATGTAGCCACTAATAATGCACATAACAGTCATCATGGTCGTGGCATGGAACCGCCACCACCACAACATATAAGTGATTTTGCCGATTATGCTACGTTGCGTAATAATCGGGTACCTTca ATGTTTGAATTTACTGGTTCAACATTCCAGGCACCAATTAGGGATGGTGATGATGTTGTCACCgaattaatttaa
- the LOC124419345 gene encoding uncharacterized protein LOC124419345, giving the protein MNLEFGKFKILCINIFLILLKAALLNPYQLQAELQEVDFILQNNCNLCHRFLVIFICLYLELKFIMGYITLAANIIAIFPILTAQLPHLLLPALIAQTIDHIGLNFFEIILGFCTTKIIAIHNMSVFVILVLNNLFKISFAITALNIYSDYYQQLKCIPLQLVQSKCCIMSQEKFIKLETLQ; this is encoded by the exons atgaatttagAATTTggtaaattcaaaattttatgtataaacattttCCTAATACTCCTTAAAGCTGCCCTATTAAATCCTTATCAATTGCAAGCAGAGCTTCAGGAAGTCGATTTTATACTgcaaaataattgcaatttatgTCATAGATTTTTGGtgatatttatatgtttatatttggaactaaaatttattatggGTTACATTACTCTTGCAGCCAATATAATAGCCAT ATTTCCCATTTTAACAGCTCAATTACCACATCTTCTATTACCCGCCTTAATAGCTCAAACTATAGATCATATAggtttaaatttctttgaaatcaTTTTGGGATTTTGTACAACTAAAATCATAGCTATCCACAATATGAGTGTATTTGTTATACtggtattaaataatttatttaaaatatcatttgcCATAACAGCctt AAATATCTATTCCGATTATTATCAACAATTGAAATGTATTCCCTTACAATTGGTACAATCAAAATGTTGTATTATGTCCcaagaaaaattcattaaacttGAAACTTTACAATAG